One Candidatus Methylomirabilota bacterium DNA window includes the following coding sequences:
- a CDS encoding membrane-associated protein: YGPRNFLWFSDIALLGSGLAVWLESPLLASMMALAVLLPELAWNVDFFGRLLTGRSMFGMSAYMFDRSLPRYLRALSLFHVLLPIWLLWLVARLGYDRRAWAWQSLLAAIVLPVTYALTEPAENVNWVHGLGAPRPRPHPWVYLAVLTVSFWLVLYLPPHLILRAWLAR, translated from the coding sequence TACGGTCCCCGGAACTTCCTGTGGTTCTCCGACATCGCCCTGCTCGGGTCGGGGCTCGCAGTCTGGCTGGAGAGCCCGCTGCTGGCCAGCATGATGGCCCTCGCGGTCCTCCTGCCCGAGCTGGCCTGGAACGTGGATTTCTTCGGCCGGCTGCTCACCGGGCGCTCGATGTTCGGCATGAGCGCCTACATGTTCGACCGGTCGCTGCCGCGCTACCTGCGCGCGCTCTCGCTGTTCCACGTGCTGCTGCCGATCTGGCTGCTCTGGCTGGTCGCACGGCTCGGCTACGACCGGCGCGCGTGGGCGTGGCAGAGCCTGCTCGCCGCGATCGTGCTGCCGGTGACCTACGCGCTCACCGAGCCGGCCGAGAACGTCAACTGGGTCCACGGGCTCGGGGCGCCCCGGCCGCGGCCTCACCCGTGGGTCTACCTCGCCGTGCTCACCGTCTCGTTCTGGCTCGTCCTCTACCTGCCGCCGCATCTGATCCTGCGGGCCTGGCTCGCGCGATAG